From Streptomyces qinzhouensis, one genomic window encodes:
- a CDS encoding RNA-binding protein has translation MLEEALEHLVKGIVDNPDDVQVASRNLRRGRVLEVRVHPDDLGKVIGRNGRTARALRTVVGAIGGRGIRVDLVDVDQVS, from the coding sequence ATGCTCGAGGAGGCTCTCGAGCACCTCGTCAAGGGCATCGTCGACAACCCGGACGACGTCCAGGTCGCCTCGCGCAACCTACGTCGCGGGCGCGTTCTCGAAGTCCGGGTCCACCCCGACGACCTCGGTAAGGTGATCGGCCGCAACGGCCGCACCGCCCGCGCTCTGCGCACCGTCGTGGGCGCCATCGGCGGCCGTGGAATCCGCGTCGACCTCGTCGACGTGGACCAGGTCAGCTGA
- the rimM gene encoding ribosome maturation factor RimM (Essential for efficient processing of 16S rRNA) produces MHLVVARIGRAHGIRGEVTVEVRTDEPEQRLAPGAVLATDPASTGPLTIETGRVHSGRLLLRFAGVHDRTGAEALRNTLLIADVDPEETPEDPDEYYDHQLVDLDVVLTDGTPVGRITEISHLPSQDLFIVERPDGDEVMIPFVEEIVTTIDLGEQRIVVDPPPGLLDDRAEIASARDAETGEPRDDAGASGQGPAKDGA; encoded by the coding sequence GTGCATCTGGTAGTCGCCCGGATCGGCCGCGCCCACGGCATCCGGGGCGAGGTCACCGTCGAGGTGCGGACCGACGAGCCGGAGCAGCGGCTCGCCCCCGGAGCCGTACTGGCCACCGATCCGGCGAGCACGGGCCCGCTGACCATCGAGACCGGGCGGGTGCACAGCGGCAGGCTGCTGCTGCGCTTCGCGGGCGTGCACGACCGCACCGGCGCCGAGGCCCTCCGTAACACCCTGCTCATCGCGGACGTGGACCCGGAAGAGACCCCCGAAGACCCCGACGAGTACTACGACCACCAGCTCGTCGACCTCGATGTCGTCCTCACCGACGGAACCCCGGTCGGCCGGATCACCGAGATCAGCCACCTGCCCTCGCAGGACCTGTTCATCGTGGAGCGGCCCGACGGCGACGAGGTGATGATCCCCTTCGTCGAGGAGATCGTGACCACCATCGACCTCGGCGAACAGCGGATCGTCGTCGACCCGCCCCCCGGGCTCCTCGACGACCGTGCGGAGATCGCCTCCGCCCGTGACGCGGAGACCGGCGAGCCCCGGGACGACGCCGGCGCCTCCGGTCAGGGGCCCGCGAAGGACGGCGCCTGA
- the trmD gene encoding tRNA (guanosine(37)-N1)-methyltransferase TrmD, with translation MRLDVVTIFPEYLEPLDVSLVGKARARGRLDVHVHDLRRWTYDRHNTVDDTPYGGGPGMVMKTDPWGEALDSAIADGYEAGAHDPVLVVPTPSGRPFTQQTAVALARQPWLIFTPARYEGIDRRVMDEYATRMPVHEVSIGDYVLAGGEAAVLVITEAVARLLPGVLGNAESHRDDSFAPGAMANLLEGPVYTKPPVWRGRAVPEVLTGGHHGKVARWRRDEALRRTAAHRPDLLERCDPAEFDRKDREILSLLGWAPEPGGRFWRGPQAVEE, from the coding sequence ATGCGGCTCGACGTCGTCACGATCTTCCCCGAGTACCTCGAACCGCTGGACGTCTCCCTCGTCGGCAAGGCGCGCGCCCGCGGCCGGCTCGACGTCCACGTCCACGACCTGCGCCGCTGGACGTACGACCGGCACAACACGGTCGACGACACCCCCTACGGCGGCGGCCCCGGCATGGTCATGAAGACCGACCCCTGGGGTGAGGCGCTCGACTCCGCGATCGCCGACGGATACGAGGCCGGGGCCCACGATCCCGTTCTCGTCGTGCCCACCCCCAGCGGCCGCCCCTTCACCCAGCAGACCGCCGTCGCGCTCGCCCGGCAGCCCTGGCTGATCTTCACCCCGGCCCGCTACGAGGGCATCGACCGCCGGGTCATGGACGAATACGCCACCCGGATGCCGGTCCACGAGGTCTCCATCGGCGACTACGTCCTCGCCGGCGGCGAGGCCGCGGTCCTGGTGATCACGGAGGCCGTGGCCCGGCTGCTCCCCGGCGTCCTCGGCAACGCCGAGTCCCACCGGGACGACTCCTTCGCACCCGGCGCCATGGCGAACCTGCTGGAAGGGCCCGTCTACACCAAGCCCCCGGTCTGGCGCGGACGGGCCGTCCCCGAGGTGCTGACCGGCGGCCACCACGGCAAGGTCGCCCGCTGGCGCCGGGACGAGGCGCTGCGGCGCACCGCGGCCCACCGGCCCGATCTGCTGGAGCGCTGCGACCCGGCGGAGTTCGACCGCAAGGACCGCGAGATCCTCTCCCTGCTGGGCTGGGCACCCGAGCCCGGCGGCCGATTTTGGCGCGGGCCGCAGGCCGTGGAAGAATAG
- the rplS gene encoding 50S ribosomal protein L19, whose translation MSHVLDAVNSASLRTDLPAFRPGDTVNVHVRVIEGNRSRIQQFKGVVIRRQGAGVSETFTVRKVSFSVGVERTFPVHSPIFEKIELVTRGDVRRAKLYFLRELRGKAAKIKEKRDR comes from the coding sequence ATGTCGCACGTGCTCGACGCCGTCAACTCCGCTTCCCTGCGGACCGACCTCCCCGCCTTCCGCCCCGGTGACACCGTGAACGTCCACGTTCGCGTCATCGAGGGCAACCGCTCCCGTATCCAGCAGTTCAAGGGTGTCGTCATCCGCCGCCAGGGCGCCGGCGTCAGCGAGACCTTCACGGTCCGCAAGGTCTCCTTCTCCGTCGGCGTCGAGCGGACCTTCCCGGTCCACAGCCCGATCTTCGAGAAGATCGAGCTGGTCACCCGCGGTGACGTCCGCCGCGCCAAGCTGTACTTCCTCCGTGAGCTGCGCGGCAAGGCCGCGAAGATCAAGGAGAAGCGCGACCGCTGA
- the lepB gene encoding signal peptidase I: MDTENTRTERDRSSEPDRPDPVPAAEPGTAGTTEERARSGRFPGLSRVSGLLGGSWRRSALLAVVCLGAVLLVSRFVVQPFHIPSGSMEPTLRTGDRVLVNKLAYGPDEEPERGDLIVFDGTGSFVREAAESNPVQEAVRGAFAAVGLAEPAETDFVKRVIGVGGDRVVCCDEEGRITVNGVALDERYLHPGDAPSDVAFDIVVRPGTLWVMGDHRSDSRDSRDHLGAPGGGMVPLEKVIGRADWIGWPAGRWGSLERTDAFARVPDAPEGSAPDAPGSWTGGGPGPSGAPAGSGAPFPGGGGAAGGRPHG, encoded by the coding sequence ATGGACACCGAGAACACACGCACGGAGCGCGACCGCTCTTCCGAACCCGACCGCCCGGACCCCGTCCCGGCGGCGGAGCCCGGCACCGCCGGGACCACGGAAGAGAGGGCGCGCTCCGGGCGTTTTCCGGGGCTTTCGCGGGTATCGGGTCTGCTGGGCGGCTCCTGGCGCCGGTCGGCCCTGCTGGCGGTCGTCTGTCTCGGGGCCGTCCTGCTGGTCAGCCGGTTTGTGGTGCAGCCGTTCCACATCCCCAGCGGTTCGATGGAGCCGACGCTGCGGACCGGGGACCGGGTGCTGGTGAACAAACTGGCGTACGGACCGGACGAGGAACCGGAGCGCGGCGATCTGATCGTGTTCGACGGTACGGGGTCCTTCGTACGGGAGGCGGCGGAGTCCAACCCGGTCCAGGAAGCGGTCCGCGGGGCCTTCGCGGCCGTGGGGCTCGCCGAACCCGCGGAGACCGACTTCGTGAAGCGGGTGATCGGAGTGGGAGGCGACCGAGTGGTCTGCTGCGACGAGGAGGGCCGCATCACGGTGAACGGAGTGGCGCTCGACGAACGCTATCTGCACCCCGGCGACGCGCCCTCCGATGTGGCCTTCGACATCGTCGTCCGCCCGGGCACCCTGTGGGTCATGGGCGACCACCGCAGCGACTCCCGTGACTCCCGTGACCATCTGGGGGCTCCCGGCGGCGGCATGGTGCCGCTGGAGAAGGTGATCGGGCGGGCCGACTGGATCGGGTGGCCGGCCGGACGCTGGGGCTCCCTGGAGCGTACGGACGCCTTCGCACGGGTCCCGGACGCGCCCGAGGGCTCCGCGCCGGACGCGCCGGGAAGCTGGACCGGTGGCGGCCCCGGCCCGTCCGGTGCGCCCGCCGGGTCCGGTGCGCCGTTCCCGGGCGGCGGGGGTGCGGCGGGCGGGCGGCCCCATGGGTAG